Proteins encoded in a region of the Tubulanus polymorphus chromosome 10, tnTubPoly1.2, whole genome shotgun sequence genome:
- the LOC141912196 gene encoding multidrug and toxin extrusion protein 2-like has product MTRVLKGYTNLRIVNRLVTVDLIWVYIPVGRSRMKSQPVRIVVSLYGRRLVSIPPNSGENNTFCRNIERRQVEMKSLPDWLREELRFFFVTSWPILTVPILTQLPYLICTIIVAQSNLISQAAFSLIDTLNGPIYSAGIGMAMGIEGLFSQAFGAKNYHYLRLLLQRGLLILICSGLLLMPLNFTADKIFILLGQNATVAEEAGKMLMVLSPDNIFLFALNVFSRFLMCQDIVLPVVIVALFNNALIAVICYVTVIVLRFASLGAAVALLVYFFIGAVFMAIASSVFNKDTVAIYRINTDIFKNLWDVASMALGSAVSVMCSSIALTVGIILTGTFGVVELVTLSVSLQVIYINLNIYFGIAEACCMRVGFLLSSRDGPAAKRALFLYQGISMIVAVVIGVLICSLHVVLARGLASDSSVETKLKFMLPYVGSTLPLFAVDVIFNAAIRGCAKIAIITNTSFVTLTIGTSLGLILLYFTQLGAISVIIGYQSMSVLNALVFVPYALFVLDWDEQSGLARQRTADDLKLIRDGIENGELDYSTFELTKSATLRQDST; this is encoded by the coding sequence ATGACTCGCGTGTTAAAAGGCTATACAAATTTACGTATCGTTAATCGCCTGGTTACCGTCGATCTAATCTGGGTTTATATACCTGTTGGTCGCTCGCGTATGAAATCGCAACCTGTTCGTATTGTAGTGAGCCTATACGGTCGTCGTTTGGTGTCGATTCCGCCGAATTCGGGAGAGAATAACACATTTTGCCGCAACATCGAGCGACGGCAAGTAGAAATGAAATCACTTCCGGATTGGTTACGCGAGGAATTGCGGTTCTTTTTCGTGACGTCGTGGCCGATATTGACTGTTCCGATTCTGACCCAGTTGCCCTACTTGATTTGTACGATCATCGTCGCGCAATCGAATCTGATCTCGCAAGCCGCCTTCTCTCTGATAGACACGCTTAACGGACCCATATACTCGGCTGGTATAGGCATGGCGATGGGTATCGAAGGACTATTCTCGCAAGCTTTCGGCGCCAAAAACTATCATTATTTACGGTTGTTGCTACAGAGAGGTTTGTTGATACTGATTTGTAGCGGTTTGTTGTTGATGCCGCTAAATTTCACAGCcgacaaaatattcatacttcTCGGACAAAATGCAACCGTCGCAGAGGAAGCTGGAAAGATGCTGATGGTGCTGTCGCCCGATAACATCTTTTTGTTTGCGTTGAACGTTTTTTCGCGTTTTCTAATGTGTCAGGATATTGTTTTACCGGTGGTTATTGTAGCACTATTCAACAACGCTCTCATCGCGGTAATCTGTTACGTCACTGTGATTGTCCTACGTTTCGCCAGTCTAGGGGCGGCCGTCGCTTTACTTGTGTACTTTTTCATCGGCGCAGTTTTCATGGCTATTGCATCATCCGTGTTTAACAAAGACACTGTCGCGATATACAGAATTAATACGGATATATTTAAGAATCTATGGGACGTCGCTAGTATGGCTCTCGGCTCAGCAGTATCGGTAATGTGTAGTTCAATAGCTCTTACAGTAGGTATCATTTTGACCGGTACTTTTGGAGTGGTCGAACTTGTAACATTGAGCGTCTCGTTGCAAGTAATTTACATCAAcctgaatatatattttggtATAGCGGAAGCGTGTTGTATGAGAGTCGGTTTCCTGTTATCGTCCAGGGACGGTCCCGCGGCCAAACGAGCTTTGTTCTTGTATCAGGGTATTTCGATGATAGTCGCTGTAGTTATCGGTGTTTTAATCTGTTCGCTTCACGTTGTTTTAGCTCGCGGACTCGCTAGCGATAGTTCGGTCGAAACCAAACTGAAATTCATGTTACCGTACGTCGGGTCAACTTTGCCGCTTTTCGCTGTAGATGTGATATTCAATGCCGCAATTCGAGGATGCGCTAAAATAGCCATAATAACTAACACGTCTTTCGTAACTTTAACAATAGGAACATCGTTAGGATTGATTCTGTTATATTTTACACAGTTAGGTGCTATTAGTGTGATAATAGGATACCAGAGTATGAGCGTTCTAAATGCGTTAGTATTCGTACCGTACGCCTTATTCGTTCTAGATTGGGACGAACAATCCGGACTAGCGCGCCAAAGAACCGCCGACGATCTGAAGTTGATCCGAGACGGAATCGAAAATGGAGAATTGGACTACAGTACGTTCGAGTTAACAAAAAGCGCCACCTTGAGACAAGACTCGAcataa